One window from the genome of Amycolatopsis sp. NBC_01480 encodes:
- a CDS encoding amidohydrolase family protein, producing the protein METTILRGGRVIDPAAGTEVVADVVVRDGRVAAVSPVPVLEPEATVVDVTGLVVGPGFVDLHSHVHSVAGQRLQAFDGVTTNLDLEAGLMPVERAYAEAAAAGRVLNYGYSASWAEARGQVLAGVEPTSRFDGSLELLGNPAWQRDSSATELAAWLALLEGELAAGALGIGVLLGYAPRSDPGEYLAVARLAAAAGVPTYTHVRDLVEVDPTTPIDGSREVTIAAAETGAAMHHCHVNSTSRRHVDRVLATLDDARAAGAPVTVEAYPYGTGSTGVGAFFLAPDRLRAAGLAPSNIVLLGTGERIADERRLEEVRALDPAATCLVEFLDERAEADRELLRRALAFPDTIVASDAMPIEWPDRRADTREWPLPAGATTHPRTAGTFARSLRLMVREHALWDWPEAFRRCSHLPARVLDGVAPAMRAKGFLAPGADADLVVLDPAAITDHATAADPVRPSGGVRHLLVGGTFVIKDGQLDVTAYPGRAVRAEPR; encoded by the coding sequence ATGGAGACGACGATTCTGCGCGGTGGCCGCGTCATCGACCCGGCGGCCGGCACGGAGGTGGTGGCCGACGTCGTGGTGCGCGACGGACGGGTGGCGGCCGTGTCCCCCGTCCCGGTTCTCGAACCCGAAGCGACGGTCGTGGACGTGACCGGCCTCGTCGTCGGGCCCGGGTTCGTCGACCTGCACAGCCACGTCCATTCGGTGGCGGGGCAACGCTTGCAGGCCTTCGACGGCGTGACGACGAACCTCGACCTCGAGGCCGGTCTCATGCCGGTCGAGCGTGCCTACGCCGAAGCCGCGGCCGCCGGGCGCGTGCTCAACTACGGCTACTCCGCCTCCTGGGCCGAAGCTCGCGGCCAGGTGCTGGCCGGCGTCGAGCCCACGAGCCGGTTCGACGGCTCGCTCGAACTGCTCGGCAATCCTGCTTGGCAACGCGACTCGTCGGCCACCGAGCTCGCGGCGTGGCTGGCGCTGCTGGAGGGCGAGCTCGCGGCCGGCGCGCTCGGCATCGGCGTGCTCCTGGGGTACGCGCCGCGCTCGGACCCGGGGGAGTACCTGGCCGTGGCCCGGCTCGCGGCCGCCGCCGGCGTGCCCACCTACACCCACGTGCGCGACCTCGTCGAGGTCGACCCGACCACCCCGATCGACGGTTCCCGGGAGGTCACGATCGCGGCGGCGGAGACCGGCGCCGCGATGCACCACTGCCACGTCAACAGCACCTCGCGCCGCCACGTGGACCGGGTCCTCGCGACCCTCGACGACGCGCGGGCCGCCGGAGCGCCGGTCACCGTGGAGGCCTACCCGTACGGCACGGGCAGCACCGGGGTCGGGGCGTTCTTCCTCGCCCCGGACCGCCTGCGCGCCGCCGGGCTGGCACCGTCGAACATCGTGCTGCTCGGCACCGGCGAGCGGATCGCCGACGAGCGCCGGCTCGAGGAGGTCCGCGCCCTCGATCCGGCCGCGACCTGCCTCGTGGAGTTCCTCGACGAGCGCGCCGAGGCCGATCGTGAACTGCTGCGCCGCGCCCTAGCCTTCCCCGACACCATCGTCGCCAGCGACGCGATGCCGATCGAGTGGCCGGACCGACGCGCCGACACGCGGGAGTGGCCGTTGCCCGCCGGTGCCACCACCCATCCGCGCACCGCGGGCACGTTCGCGCGCAGTCTGCGGCTGATGGTGCGCGAGCACGCGTTGTGGGACTGGCCCGAGGCCTTCCGGCGGTGTTCCCACCTGCCCGCCCGCGTCCTCGACGGTGTCGCGCCGGCCATGCGGGCCAAGGGTTTCCTCGCGCCCGGCGCCGACGCCGACCTCGTGGTGCTCGACCCGGCGGCGATCACGGACCACGCGACCGCCGCCGACCCGGTCCGCCCGTCCGGCGGGGTGCGCCACCTCCTGGTGGGCGGCACGTTCGTCATCAAGGACGGGCAGCTCGATGTGACCGCCTACCCGGGCCGAGCGGTCCGCGCCGAACCGCGCTGA
- a CDS encoding indolepyruvate ferredoxin oxidoreductase family protein, whose translation MTTPASLDHRYLAGEGVVHLTGIQALVRLALDVRRADAAAGHDSALYVSGYEGSPLGGYDLELAKHAALLEQLDIVFRPAVNEELAATAVQGTQLASTMPDKRVEGVTGFWYGKSPGLDRAADALRHANLCGTHHAGGAVALVGDDPTAKSSTVPGASELLLADLGMPTLYPGSPQEVLDLGLHAVAMSRASGLWTALKIVTNIADGSGTVRVDPDRLTRAMPSREVDGKPFTHTVTAKLAGPTLIELERGRNGPRLELALRYARLNGLNTITGATSGARLGIIASGKSYADVRQALTLLGLGEADLAGAGIRLLKLGLIHPLDPEIVTEFVSGLDEVVVVEEKRPFLETAVKDLLFGRSGVPLVTGKTTPDGSKLFATHGELGPDEVAAALAARIQAHGHVPTVADWLERGRPRARRALLPLAVRTPYFCSGCPHNSSVRTPPGSLVGAGIGCHALALVMTPDLVGDVIGLTQMGGEGAQWLGMAPFLERKHLLQNLGDGTFHHSGSLAVRAAVAGGVDITYKLLYNSAVAMTGGQQAAGQMTVAEIARALTAEGVKKIIITTDDLKSYRRRGLPRGVEVWHRDRIVAAQERLAAIGGVTLLIHDQECATELRRKRKRGLAAEPVERVVINERVCEGCGDCGVQSNCLSVQPVDTEFGRKTRIDQSSCNKDFSCLKGDCPSFLTVTAGKKRPARGAVAALGTSLPEPPAAPAGWDHHTTRILGIGGSGVVTVSQILGVAAALAGLRVRSLDQTGLAQKGGAVVSDLKISRADDGGANKAAAGEVDLYLGADLLVAADPAHLAAADPGRTVAVVSTAKVATGGMVADTRVGFPDVTTLTGLIGEHTDPAKNLFADARAISNALFGRDQFANLILVGVAYQTGVLPIPATAIEQAIELNGAQVDANVQAFRRGRQLVSDPDAFHTAVGTGAPAAAPVAPEVQALVDSVGARPGSVLAELVAVRVADLVAYQDIRYAKAYADFVAEVHRAEADRGAVSEAVARQLYKLMAYKDEYEVARLSIGNDVRDALAAEYGPDAKVAYRLHPPVLRALGMRGKISLGPWFKPVFRLLVAMRRLRGTPFDLFGYAEVRKVERALVVEYRDAVREALTALRPENADVVVKLAGLPDLVRGYEAIKLGNVAKYRRELAAVRAELLPAES comes from the coding sequence ATGACCACGCCGGCCTCGCTCGACCACCGGTACCTGGCCGGCGAAGGGGTCGTCCACCTGACCGGCATCCAGGCCCTGGTGCGCCTCGCCCTGGACGTCCGGCGCGCCGACGCGGCGGCCGGCCACGACTCCGCGCTCTACGTCTCAGGCTACGAGGGTTCACCTCTGGGCGGCTACGACCTCGAGCTCGCCAAGCACGCCGCGCTCCTCGAGCAGCTCGACATCGTCTTCCGCCCGGCCGTCAACGAGGAGCTCGCGGCGACCGCGGTGCAGGGCACCCAGCTCGCCTCGACGATGCCGGACAAGCGCGTCGAAGGCGTCACGGGCTTCTGGTACGGCAAGTCACCCGGCCTGGACCGCGCGGCCGACGCCCTGCGCCACGCCAACCTGTGCGGCACCCACCACGCCGGGGGCGCCGTCGCGCTGGTCGGTGACGACCCGACCGCGAAGTCGTCCACCGTCCCCGGCGCGTCGGAGCTGCTGCTCGCCGATCTGGGCATGCCGACGCTCTACCCCGGGAGCCCGCAGGAGGTCCTGGACCTCGGCCTGCACGCGGTCGCCATGTCCCGGGCGAGCGGCCTGTGGACCGCACTGAAGATCGTCACGAACATCGCCGACGGGTCCGGCACCGTCCGCGTCGACCCGGACCGCCTGACCCGCGCGATGCCCTCCCGCGAAGTCGACGGCAAACCCTTCACGCACACGGTCACCGCCAAGCTGGCCGGACCGACGCTGATCGAGCTCGAACGCGGCCGCAACGGCCCCCGCCTCGAGCTCGCCCTGCGCTACGCCCGGCTGAACGGCCTGAACACCATCACCGGCGCCACGTCCGGCGCACGCCTCGGGATCATCGCCTCCGGCAAGTCCTACGCGGACGTGCGCCAGGCGCTGACCCTGCTCGGGCTCGGCGAGGCCGACCTCGCCGGGGCCGGGATCCGGCTGCTGAAGCTCGGCCTGATCCACCCGCTCGACCCGGAGATCGTCACCGAGTTCGTCTCGGGGCTCGACGAAGTCGTTGTCGTGGAAGAAAAGCGGCCGTTCCTCGAGACCGCCGTCAAGGACCTGCTCTTCGGCCGGTCCGGCGTGCCGCTGGTGACCGGCAAGACGACACCGGACGGCAGCAAGCTCTTTGCCACACACGGAGAACTCGGCCCCGACGAGGTCGCGGCCGCGCTGGCCGCCCGGATCCAGGCCCACGGGCACGTGCCGACGGTCGCGGACTGGCTGGAGCGCGGCCGTCCGCGCGCCCGGCGCGCCCTGCTCCCGCTCGCCGTCCGCACGCCGTACTTCTGCTCCGGGTGCCCCCACAACAGCTCGGTCCGGACACCCCCGGGCTCCCTGGTCGGCGCCGGGATCGGGTGCCACGCGCTGGCGCTGGTGATGACCCCCGATCTCGTCGGGGACGTCATCGGCCTGACCCAGATGGGCGGCGAAGGTGCCCAGTGGCTCGGCATGGCGCCGTTCCTCGAGCGCAAGCACCTGCTGCAGAACCTCGGCGACGGCACGTTCCACCACTCGGGCAGCCTCGCCGTGCGGGCGGCGGTCGCCGGTGGCGTCGACATCACCTACAAGCTGTTGTACAACTCCGCGGTCGCGATGACCGGCGGGCAGCAAGCGGCCGGCCAGATGACCGTCGCGGAGATCGCGCGCGCCCTGACCGCGGAGGGCGTCAAGAAGATCATCATCACGACCGACGACCTCAAGTCCTACCGCCGCCGCGGGTTGCCCCGCGGGGTCGAGGTCTGGCACCGCGACCGGATCGTGGCGGCCCAGGAGCGGCTGGCCGCCATCGGCGGGGTCACCCTGCTCATCCACGACCAGGAGTGCGCGACCGAGCTGCGCCGCAAGCGCAAGCGCGGCCTCGCCGCGGAGCCCGTCGAGCGCGTCGTGATCAACGAACGCGTCTGCGAGGGCTGTGGTGACTGCGGCGTCCAGTCGAACTGCCTTTCGGTGCAGCCGGTGGACACCGAGTTCGGCCGCAAGACCCGCATCGACCAGTCCTCCTGCAACAAGGATTTCTCCTGCCTCAAGGGCGATTGCCCGTCCTTCCTGACCGTCACGGCGGGCAAGAAGCGCCCGGCCCGGGGCGCCGTGGCCGCGCTCGGGACGTCGCTGCCGGAACCGCCCGCGGCCCCGGCCGGGTGGGACCACCACACCACCCGGATCCTCGGCATCGGCGGTTCCGGTGTCGTCACGGTGTCCCAGATCCTCGGGGTCGCCGCCGCCCTCGCCGGGCTGCGGGTCCGGTCGCTCGACCAGACCGGCCTGGCCCAGAAGGGCGGCGCGGTCGTCTCCGACCTCAAGATCAGCCGTGCCGACGACGGCGGCGCGAACAAGGCGGCCGCCGGCGAAGTCGACCTCTATCTGGGCGCCGACCTGCTGGTCGCCGCGGATCCGGCGCACCTGGCCGCCGCCGACCCCGGACGCACCGTCGCCGTCGTCTCGACCGCGAAGGTCGCGACCGGCGGCATGGTCGCCGACACCAGGGTGGGCTTCCCGGACGTCACCACCCTGACCGGCCTCATCGGCGAGCACACCGACCCGGCCAAGAACCTGTTCGCCGACGCGCGGGCGATCTCGAACGCGCTCTTCGGCCGGGACCAGTTCGCCAACCTGATCCTGGTCGGGGTGGCCTACCAGACCGGCGTCCTGCCGATCCCGGCCACCGCGATCGAGCAGGCCATCGAGCTCAACGGCGCCCAGGTCGACGCCAACGTCCAGGCCTTCCGCCGGGGCCGGCAGCTCGTGAGCGACCCGGACGCTTTTCACACCGCCGTGGGCACGGGCGCCCCGGCCGCGGCGCCCGTCGCCCCCGAGGTACAGGCACTGGTGGACAGCGTCGGCGCGCGGCCGGGTTCCGTGCTCGCCGAGCTGGTCGCGGTCCGCGTCGCCGATCTCGTGGCGTACCAGGACATCCGGTACGCCAAGGCATACGCCGATTTCGTCGCCGAGGTGCACCGGGCCGAAGCCGACCGCGGCGCGGTGTCCGAGGCGGTCGCGCGGCAGCTGTACAAGCTGATGGCCTACAAAGACGAGTACGAAGTCGCGCGCCTGTCGATCGGGAACGACGTGCGCGACGCCCTCGCGGCCGAGTACGGGCCGGACGCCAAGGTTGCCTACCGGCTGCACCCGCCGGTGCTGCGGGCCCTCGGGATGCGCGGGAAGATCAGCCTCGGCCCGTGGTTCAAGCCCGTTTTCCGCCTGCTCGTGGCGATGCGCCGGCTGCGGGGGACGCCGTTCGACCTGTTCGGCTACGCCGAGGTCCGGAAGGTCGAGCGCGCCCTCGTCGTGGAGTACCGCGACGCCGTGCGGGAAGCGCTCACGGCGTTGCGGCCGGAGAACGCAGATGTCGTGGTCAAGCTCGCCGGACTGCCCGATCTGGTCCGGGGTTACGAGGCGATCAAGCTTGGCAATGTGGCGAAGTACCGCCGTGAACTGGCGGCCGTCCGTGCCGAGCTGCTGCCCGCCGAGAGCTGA
- a CDS encoding serine hydrolase domain-containing protein: MMDPATLETRLTELAGKHQVPGASVALAVGDETVLAATGVLNTRTGAPATVDSVFQIGSITKVWTATLVMQLVDDGLLDLDVPIGTYLPGFRVLDERITAGVTARHLLTHTSGIGGDFFADTGRGDDCLARYVGEMAQLATTHPLGATMSYCNSGFALLGRLVEVLRKQTWDAVLRERLLTPLGLDAAGTLPEEALLWGAAVGHIGTEVTAQWGLPRAAGPQGLIHARAVDLLTFAQLHLADGVTAAGKRLLSAEAARSMRAPQVAIPGTDAEGTHVGLGWMLGDWGRPVFGHDGQTLGQTAYLQVIPGPVPVSIALLVNSADSAELYRDLVAELAAEHAGVTMPARPEPPAAPVAAGPADVTGTYERVLMSYEVADHGDGLALVARPSGVLAASLGTDRIEAALVPIAPDTYVLQIPGRSEWLSVIFYDLDDGTRYLHLGGQAAPRTGRPAA, from the coding sequence ATGATGGACCCCGCCACCCTCGAAACCCGGCTCACCGAACTCGCCGGGAAGCACCAGGTCCCCGGCGCGAGCGTCGCCCTCGCCGTCGGCGACGAAACGGTGCTCGCCGCGACCGGGGTGCTGAACACCCGCACCGGCGCCCCCGCCACCGTCGACAGCGTGTTCCAGATCGGCAGCATCACGAAGGTCTGGACCGCGACGCTGGTCATGCAGCTCGTCGACGACGGGCTGCTCGACCTCGACGTCCCGATCGGCACCTACCTGCCCGGCTTCCGGGTCCTCGACGAGCGGATCACCGCCGGGGTGACCGCCCGGCACCTGCTGACCCACACCAGCGGCATCGGGGGCGACTTCTTCGCCGACACCGGCCGCGGCGACGACTGCCTCGCCCGCTACGTCGGCGAGATGGCCCAGCTCGCCACCACGCACCCGCTCGGCGCGACGATGAGCTACTGCAATTCCGGGTTCGCGCTGCTCGGCCGGCTCGTCGAGGTGCTGCGGAAGCAGACGTGGGACGCGGTACTGCGCGAACGCCTGCTCACGCCGCTCGGGCTCGACGCCGCCGGCACCCTTCCCGAGGAGGCGCTGCTGTGGGGCGCGGCCGTCGGCCACATCGGAACCGAGGTCACGGCGCAGTGGGGCCTGCCGCGCGCGGCCGGCCCCCAGGGGCTGATCCACGCCCGCGCCGTGGACCTGCTCACCTTCGCCCAGCTGCACCTGGCCGACGGCGTCACGGCCGCGGGAAAGCGGCTGCTGTCGGCCGAGGCGGCCCGGTCGATGCGCGCACCCCAGGTGGCCATCCCCGGGACGGACGCGGAGGGGACGCACGTCGGGCTCGGCTGGATGCTCGGCGACTGGGGCCGGCCGGTCTTCGGCCACGACGGGCAGACCCTGGGCCAGACCGCGTACCTGCAGGTCATCCCCGGCCCGGTACCCGTGTCGATCGCGCTGCTGGTCAACTCCGCCGACTCGGCCGAGCTCTACCGGGACCTGGTCGCGGAGCTGGCCGCCGAGCACGCGGGCGTCACCATGCCGGCCCGGCCGGAGCCGCCCGCCGCCCCGGTGGCGGCCGGCCCCGCGGACGTCACCGGCACTTACGAGCGCGTCCTGATGAGCTACGAAGTGGCCGACCACGGCGACGGGCTGGCGCTGGTCGCGCGCCCCAGCGGCGTGCTCGCGGCCTCGCTCGGCACCGACCGGATCGAGGCCGCGCTGGTCCCGATCGCCCCGGACACCTACGTCCTGCAGATCCCGGGTCGCTCGGAGTGGCTGTCCGTCATCTTCTACGACCTCGACGACGGGACTCGGTACCTGCACCTCGGTGGGCAGGCGGCCCCGCGCACCGGCCGGCCGGCGGCATGA
- a CDS encoding serine hydrolase — MLGRQGRLMADIDAIRAFIAAEQARFTVPGLAVAVVSDGEVVVCDGFGHADLETGRPVDAGTPFPLASDTKAFTAATLCLLADAGLVDLDAPVRDVLPWFAMHDPHATELVTPRDLLSHRTGLPRHDFLWFGDAEMSLEETTRRLRHLPVSRPLRTVWDYNNLCYLAAGHLIEVLTGQPWAAAVRARLLAPLGMAETVFSVQDVPAGEPAQPYKATSTGFVRQALPARATAVKAGPAGGIVSTIADLARWLSARLGGRTDVLSAAALEQLHRPAMLGGISIDRFAEIASLGYGLGCQVESYRGRRLVHHGGNTLGFSSDVCVVPDAGLGVAVLTNLDSSFLRLPLIYGIVDRLTGDTTVSWGARFHDLQTALDAGYTDAREQRRARASGAPPSRALDGFAGTYTHPAYGDLTIRLSDGELVPGFHDATSRIRLEHRGHDSWDLVFVDEEIDCPLVFTQDADGAVAGLCVTLEPQVAPAVFTRRPEPASDALLAAMAGRYRMGPITLTIRPRGSELVAVSDVLGDLVLTSAGGTAFRCPAKPGIGVTADLDPDGAVQRIVVDQVGIFLPEA, encoded by the coding sequence GTGCTCGGCAGGCAGGGCCGTCTGATGGCCGACATCGACGCGATCCGCGCCTTCATCGCGGCCGAACAGGCCCGGTTCACCGTCCCGGGCCTGGCCGTCGCGGTCGTGTCCGACGGCGAAGTGGTGGTGTGCGACGGGTTCGGCCACGCCGACCTGGAGACCGGGCGGCCGGTCGACGCCGGCACGCCGTTCCCCCTCGCCTCCGACACCAAGGCCTTCACCGCCGCGACCCTCTGCCTGCTCGCGGACGCCGGGCTCGTCGACCTCGACGCCCCGGTCCGCGATGTGCTGCCGTGGTTCGCGATGCACGATCCGCACGCGACGGAGCTGGTCACCCCGCGCGATCTGCTCAGCCACCGGACCGGCCTGCCCCGGCACGACTTCCTGTGGTTCGGCGACGCCGAGATGTCGCTGGAAGAGACCACCCGGCGGCTGCGCCACCTGCCGGTGTCCCGGCCGCTGCGCACGGTGTGGGACTACAACAACCTGTGTTACCTCGCGGCCGGGCACCTCATCGAGGTGCTGACGGGTCAGCCGTGGGCGGCGGCCGTCCGCGCCCGCCTGCTGGCGCCGCTCGGGATGGCCGAAACCGTGTTCTCCGTGCAGGACGTGCCGGCCGGTGAGCCGGCGCAGCCCTACAAGGCCACGTCCACGGGCTTCGTCCGGCAGGCGCTGCCGGCGCGGGCCACGGCGGTCAAGGCCGGCCCCGCCGGCGGGATCGTGTCGACCATCGCCGATCTCGCCCGGTGGCTGTCGGCCCGGCTCGGCGGGCGGACCGACGTGCTGTCCGCCGCGGCGCTGGAGCAGCTGCACCGGCCCGCCATGCTCGGCGGCATCAGCATCGACCGCTTCGCCGAGATCGCCTCGCTGGGCTACGGCCTCGGCTGCCAGGTCGAGAGCTACCGCGGCCGGCGGCTCGTGCACCACGGCGGCAACACCCTCGGGTTCTCCTCGGACGTCTGCGTCGTCCCGGACGCCGGCCTCGGCGTCGCCGTGCTCACCAACCTCGACAGCAGCTTCCTGCGCCTGCCGCTGATCTACGGGATCGTCGACCGGTTGACCGGCGACACCACTGTGAGCTGGGGCGCCCGGTTCCACGACCTCCAGACCGCCCTCGACGCCGGCTACACCGATGCCCGCGAGCAGCGCCGGGCGCGGGCATCCGGGGCACCGCCGTCGCGGGCGCTCGACGGCTTCGCCGGCACCTACACCCATCCCGCCTACGGCGACCTGACCATCCGGCTCTCCGACGGCGAGCTCGTGCCGGGCTTCCACGACGCCACGAGCCGGATCCGGCTCGAGCACCGGGGGCACGACTCCTGGGACCTGGTGTTCGTCGACGAAGAGATCGACTGCCCGCTGGTGTTCACCCAGGACGCCGACGGTGCGGTCGCCGGCCTCTGCGTGACACTCGAGCCCCAGGTGGCCCCCGCCGTGTTCACCCGGCGACCCGAACCCGCGTCGGACGCGCTGCTCGCCGCGATGGCCGGCCGCTACCGGATGGGTCCGATCACCCTGACCATCCGCCCGCGCGGCTCGGAGCTCGTCGCCGTCTCCGACGTCCTCGGCGACCTCGTCCTCACGAGCGCGGGCGGTACCGCGTTCCGCTGCCCTGCCAAGCCCGGCATCGGCGTCACCGCCGACCTGGACCCCGACGGCGCCGTGCAGCGGATCGTCGTCGACCAGGTCGGCATCTTCCTCCCGGAGGCATGA
- a CDS encoding PucR family transcriptional regulator, translated as MPAIHDLLNRLGHELATLAVAPADVTGDFTDVVVYDPLDAPAFEAGALVLAVGVSAESALALRLAAARPAALVVRHDGPVGQPLLAEALDAGVALLVVPAGCPWSSVFAIASSLPGQLPPVHADSGSEVISDLFAVANALAGTLDAPITIEDNQSRLLAYSALQGEVDVARAATILGHRVPTSFRHQVRRLGVTKRLLRETEPFFLKSSEPDIHSRTVVTLREHGEVLGSIWAVTDTPLDAARTAALAEAARSIAVRLAHHRLITDLRRRHDLASMTLLLRGGAGAAGAGRRLGLAGAAYRLAAIAATRAANGNEALLDRCATALKQHLSVTCEASAIARIDDVVYAVIPGSADPGESLAAVRKVVLAARAAARLDSPEQVVIGVSGPVAGLDDLDEAREEADRVLQVLAGARSHDGCAEVGEVGLAVSMLRLAELESARRAGRRSVLDDIDDYDSAHGTSYGPTMRVYLGSFGDPAVVSKSLGVHTNTLRYRVRRLHELFAVDLDDADTRFELMVDIRLRAPA; from the coding sequence GTGCCCGCTATCCACGACCTGCTGAACCGGCTCGGCCACGAGCTCGCCACCTTGGCCGTCGCCCCGGCCGACGTCACCGGCGACTTCACCGACGTGGTCGTCTACGACCCGCTGGACGCTCCGGCTTTCGAAGCGGGGGCGCTGGTGCTCGCGGTGGGCGTGAGCGCGGAGTCCGCACTGGCGCTGCGGCTGGCCGCCGCGCGGCCGGCTGCGCTCGTGGTGCGGCACGACGGACCGGTGGGGCAGCCGCTGCTGGCCGAGGCCCTCGACGCCGGGGTCGCTCTCCTCGTCGTGCCGGCCGGCTGCCCGTGGTCGAGCGTGTTCGCGATCGCCTCGTCCCTGCCGGGGCAGCTGCCCCCGGTCCACGCCGACTCCGGGTCCGAGGTGATCAGCGACCTGTTCGCGGTCGCCAACGCGCTCGCCGGCACGCTCGACGCCCCCATCACCATCGAGGACAACCAGTCACGCCTGCTGGCCTACTCCGCGCTGCAGGGGGAAGTGGACGTGGCCCGCGCCGCCACGATCCTCGGGCACCGCGTCCCCACCTCGTTCCGCCACCAGGTGCGGCGGCTCGGCGTCACCAAGAGATTGTTGCGGGAGACGGAACCCTTCTTCCTGAAGTCCTCCGAACCGGACATCCACTCGCGCACCGTGGTGACGTTGCGCGAGCACGGCGAGGTGCTCGGCTCGATCTGGGCGGTCACCGACACGCCGCTCGACGCCGCGCGCACCGCGGCGCTGGCGGAAGCCGCCCGGAGCATCGCCGTCCGGCTGGCCCACCACCGGCTCATCACCGACCTGCGGCGCCGGCACGACCTGGCGTCGATGACGCTGCTGCTGCGTGGCGGGGCGGGTGCGGCCGGGGCCGGCCGCCGGCTGGGGCTGGCCGGGGCCGCGTACCGGCTGGCCGCCATCGCCGCCACCCGGGCGGCGAACGGGAACGAAGCCCTGCTCGACCGCTGCGCGACGGCCCTCAAGCAACACCTTTCCGTGACGTGCGAAGCAAGCGCGATCGCGCGGATCGACGACGTCGTGTACGCCGTGATCCCCGGCTCCGCCGATCCCGGCGAGAGCTTGGCGGCGGTGCGCAAGGTCGTGCTCGCTGCCCGCGCCGCGGCCCGCCTCGACTCGCCCGAGCAGGTCGTCATCGGGGTGAGCGGACCGGTGGCCGGCCTCGACGATCTCGACGAAGCTCGCGAGGAGGCCGATCGGGTCCTGCAGGTGCTCGCCGGCGCGCGCAGCCATGACGGGTGCGCCGAGGTCGGCGAGGTCGGCCTCGCGGTGAGCATGCTCCGCCTCGCGGAGCTGGAATCGGCCCGCCGGGCCGGGCGGCGCAGCGTGCTGGACGACATCGACGACTACGACTCGGCCCATGGAACGAGCTACGGCCCGACCATGCGGGTCTACCTGGGCTCGTTCGGCGATCCGGCCGTGGTGTCCAAGTCCCTCGGGGTGCACACGAACACCTTGCGCTACCGCGTGCGCCGGCTGCACGAGCTCTTCGCCGTCGACCTGGACGACGCGGATACCCGGTTCGAGCTCATGGTGGACATCCGCCTCAGGGCGCCGGCTTGA
- a CDS encoding RidA family protein codes for MTIPLSPSFRAGDLLFVSGQLGLGDTGLVPGGVAEETRQAISNVSKVLASHDAHLSDVVKATVFLTSMADWPAMNEVYAELFADPYPARSVVEVTLIGGALVEIEVIAHAPVKPAP; via the coding sequence GTGACCATCCCGCTGTCACCGTCCTTTCGCGCCGGCGACCTCCTGTTCGTCTCGGGCCAGCTCGGCCTCGGCGACACAGGCCTCGTTCCGGGCGGAGTCGCCGAGGAAACCCGTCAGGCGATTTCCAACGTTTCCAAGGTTCTCGCCTCCCACGACGCACACTTGAGCGATGTCGTGAAGGCCACGGTGTTCCTGACCTCGATGGCGGACTGGCCGGCCATGAACGAGGTCTACGCCGAGCTCTTCGCCGACCCGTACCCGGCGCGCTCCGTCGTCGAAGTGACCCTGATCGGTGGTGCGCTGGTCGAAATCGAGGTGATCGCCCACGCCCCGGTCAAGCCGGCGCCCTGA